A single Glycine soja cultivar W05 chromosome 14, ASM419377v2, whole genome shotgun sequence DNA region contains:
- the LOC114385515 gene encoding protein NRT1/ PTR FAMILY 8.1-like, with protein MAEEDVYTKDGTVDYRGNRANKKETGTWRACPFILGNECCERLAYYGMSTNLVTYFNTKLNQSGPTASKNNANWGGTCYITPLIGAFVADAYLGRYLTILCFSIVYVIGMTLLTLSASVPGIKPSCDDQGNCHATQAQSAVCFVALYLIALGTGGIKPCVSSFGADQFDDADEAEKEHKSSFFNWFYLSINIGALIAASVLVWVQTNVSWGWGFGIPAVAMAIAVVSFFSGTRLYRNQKPGGSPLTRMCQVIVASIRKSDVQVPNDKSGLYEIEEDSESAIEGSRKLDHTNGLRFLDKAAVLGDSDNVKDPVNPWRLCTVTQVEELKAIIRLLPIWATGIIFSTVYSQMGSYFILQGDTMNNRVGNIKLHISPATLSVFDTISVIFWVPVYDRIIVPVARKFTGRKNGITQLQRMGIGLFISIFAMVYSVILESMRLKMVRRHNYYDREQVPMSLYLQIPPYFIIGCAEVFTFIGQLEFFYEQAPDAMRSTCSALQLLTVSFGSYLSSLLITIVTKVTTRNGGPGWLPDKLNYGHLDYFFLLLTVLSVLNFVAFLQVSKLYSYKNSVGTLH; from the exons ATGGCTGAGGAAGATGTTTACACAAAAGATGGAACAGTAGATTACCGTGGAAATCGTGCTAACAAAAAGGAAACTGGAACTTGGAGAGCCTGCCCCTTTATTTTAG GAAATGAATGTTGTGAGAGATTGGCTTACTATGGGATGAGCACAAATCTTGTGACTTATTTCAATACTAAACTAAATCAGTCTGGTCCTACTGCTTCCAAGAATAATGCAAATTGGGGTGGAACATGCTACATCACTCCGTTGATTGGAGCATTTGTGGCTGATGCCTATCTTGGAAGATATCTTACCATCCTTTGTTTTTCCATAGTTTATGTTATT GGAATGACACTCTTGACACTGTCTGCTTCAGTTCCAGGCATAAAACCTAGTTGTGATGATCAAGGTAATTGCCATGCTACTCAGGCACAGAGTGCAGTGTGCTTTGTGGCTCTATACCTTATAGCTCTTGGCACTGGTGGGATCAAGCCTTGTGTATCATCATTTGGTGCAGATCAATTTGATGATGCTGATGAAGCTGAGAAGGAGCACAAGAGCTCTTTTTTCAATTGGTTCTACTTGTCAATAAATATTGGTGCTCTTATTGCTGCTTCTGTGTTGGTGTGGGTACAAACCAATGTCAGTTGGGGATGGGGATTTGGAATTCCAGCAGTGGCCATGGCAATTGCTGTGGTGAGTTTCTTCTCGGGTACGAGGTTGTATCGGAATCAGAAGCCAGGAGGTAGCCCCCTCACTCGCATGTGTCAGGTCATAGTGGCATCCATAAGAAAGAGTGATGTTCAAGTTCCTAATGATAAGTCTGGCTTATATGAGATAGAAGAAGATTCAGAGTCAGCTATTGAAGGAAGCCGGAAGCTTGATCACACAAATGGATTAAG ATTCTTAGACAAAGCAGCAGTTCTAGGAGATTCAGACAATGTGAAGGACCCGGTAAACCCATGGAGACTTTGCACTGTGACTCAAGTGGAAGAGCTGAAAGCCATTATAAGATTGCTTCCTATTTGGGCCACTGGCATCATATTTTCTACTGTTTATAGTCAAATGGGAAGCTACTTTATACTGCAAGGTGACACCATGAACAACCGTGTGGGCAACATAAAGTTACACATCTCACCTGCCACTCTTTCTGTCTTTGATACCATCAGTGTCATCTTTTGGGTGCCAGTGTATGACAGGATCATTGTGCCAGTAGCAAGAAAATTCACCGGCCGCAAAAATGGCATAACTCAGCTCCAAAGAATGGGCATTGGCCTTTTCATATCCATATTTGCTATGGTGTATTCAGTAATCTTGGAGAGCATGAGACTTAAAATGGTTAGAAGACACAATTACTATGACCGTGAGCAGGTCCCCATGTCACTTTATTTGCAGATTCCACCATATTTTATCATAGGTTGTGCTGAAGTGTTCACTTTCATTGGTCAGTTGGAGTTCTTCTATGAGCAAGCACCTGATGCCATGAGAAGCACATGTTCTGCTCTCCAACTCCTCACTGTTTCATTTGGATCCTACTTGAGTTCTTTGCTTATAACAATTGTGACTAAGGTCACTACTAGGAATGGTGGCCCTGGATGGCTACCTGACAAACTAAACTATGGTCACcttgattattttttcttgctGTTGACAGTGTTAAGTGTGCTGAATTTTGTTGCGTTCCTTCAGGTGTCAAAGTTGTATTCATATAAAAATTCGGTTGGAACTCTTCACTGA
- the LOC114383748 gene encoding polygalacturonase-like, protein MATLALLLLLASYVKAQASLFDIRKYGVVPNGDITMALQKAWRDACVSTTPSKVVIPSNKYKLRQIDFMRPCKAPIEILVNGIIKAPKNPFDVSGQNQWVRFGYINFLTLSGNGTFHGRGKMAWKQNNCSTNKNCKKLAMNFGFGFVNNSVIHDITSKDSKYFHVNVFGCKNISFTNFRVSSPAYSPNTDGIHIGKSTQVKITNSKIGTGDDCISLGDGSKEVTILNVTCGPEHGISVGSLGKYSNEDSVEDVIVKNCTLKNTNNGLRIKTWPGTAIISLASDLHFEDITMINVSNPIIIDQEYCPWNQCSKQSPSKIKISKVTFKNIRGTSATQEGITLVCSSGIPCETVELSDINLRFNGTTLVTAKCANVKPKIGRKAPICAT, encoded by the exons ATGGCCACGTTAGCTTTGTTGCTATTGCTAGCTTCATATGTCAAAGCTCAAGCTAGCCTTTTTGATATAAGAAAATATGGTGTAGTACCTAATGGAGATATAACCATG GCTTTGCAAAAAGCTTGGAGGGATGCATGTGTATCAACAACTCCAAGCAAAGTTGTGATTCCTAGCAATAAATACAAATTGAGACAAATAGACTTTATGAGACCTTGCAAGGCTCCTATTGAGATCCTGGTTAATGGGATAATTAAAGCTCCCAAAAATCCATTCGACGTTAGTGGTCAAAATCAATGGGTTAGATTTGgatatattaatttcttaacatTATCTGGCAATGGAACTTTTCACGGTCGAGGCAAAATGGCTTGGAAACAAAATAACTGTTCAACAAACAAGAACTGCAAGAAGCTCGCCATG aattttggctttggtTTTGTCAATAATTCAGTAATTCATGACATAACTTCAAAGGATAGCAAATATTttcatgtgaatgtttttgGATGCAAGAACATTTCATTTACAAACTTCAGAGTTAGTTCACCTGCATATAGTCCTAATACAGATGGAATTCACATTGGAAAATCAACTCAAGTGAAGATTACTAACTCAAAAATTGGCACCGGTGATGATTGCATATCTCTAGGTGATGGGAGCAAAGAAGTCACTATCCTAAATGTAACATGTGGACCTGAACATGGTATTAGTGTTGGAAGCTTAGGAAAATATTCAAATGAAGATTCTGTAGAAGATGTTATTGTCAAGAATTGTACactaaaaaacacaaacaatggTCTAAGGATCAAAACTTGGCCTGGTACTGCAATAATTTCTCTTGCGTCTGATTTGCATTTTGAAGATATCACAATGATTAATGTCAGCAACCCTATAATTATCGATCAAGAGTACTGCCCATGGAATCAATGCTCAAAACAG AGTCCATCAAAAATAAAGATAAGCAAAGTCACTTTCAAAAACATTAGAGGAACTTCTGCAACTCAAGAAGGAATTACTCTTGTCTGTAGCAGTGGTATTCCGTGTGAAACCGTGGAGCTCAGTGACATAAATCTAAGATTTAATGGAACTACTCTAGTAACTGCGAAATGTGCAAATGTCAAGCCCAAAATTGGAAGGAAAGCACCCATATGTGCAACTTAG
- the LOC114383228 gene encoding laccase-4-like has protein sequence MAMMWIRIILLVAACMLPLSVEAMVRHYKFNVVVKNVTRLCSTKPIVTVNGKFPGPTIYAREDDTVLVKVVNHVKYNVSIHWHGVRQLQTGWADGPAYITQCPIQPGQAFVYNFTLTGQRGTLWWHAHILWLRSTVHGALVILPKLGVPYPFPKPHTEKVIILSEWWKSDTEAVINEALKSGSAPNVSDAHTINGHPGSVQNCASQGGYKLQVQPGNTYLLRIINAALNEELFFKIAGHQLTVVEVDAVYTKPFKTDTIVIAPGQTTNVLLKANRAAGKYLVAATPFMDSPITVDNVTATATLHYTGSLGSTITTLTSLPPKNATPVATNFTDSLRSLNSKKYPARVPQKVDHSLFFTVSLGVNPCPTCANGSKVVAAINNVTFVMPKVSLLQAHFFNISGVFTDDFPGKPPVVYDFTGTQQPTNLRTNRGTRVYRLAYNSTVQLVLQDTGMITPENHPIHLHGFNFFVVGRGQGNFNPKKDTKKFNLVDPVERNTVGVPSGGWTAIRFRADNPGVWFMHCHLEIHTTWGLKMAFVVDNGKGPNESLLPPPSDLPKC, from the exons ATGGCCATGATGTGGATAAGAATCATACTTCTAGTAGCGGCTTGCATGCTTCCTCTTTCAGTGGAAGCCATGGTTCGCCACTACAAGTTCAAC GTGGTGGTAAAGAATGTCACAAGATTGTGTTCAACAAAGCCCATAGTAACCGTAAATGGGAAGTTCCCTGGCCCCACAATATATGCTAGGGAAGATGACACTGTTTTGGTAAAGGTGGTTAACCATGTTAAATACAATGTTAGCATCCACTG gCATGGGGTGAGACAATTGCAGACGGGTTGGGCCGATGGGCCTGCATACATAACTCAATGCCCAATTCAACCGGGCCAGGCCTTTGTGTACAACTTCACCCTCACAGGGCAGAGAGGGACACTTTGGTGGCATGCACATATCCTTTGGCTTAGGTCAACTGTTCATGGTGCCTTGGTCATTTTGCCTAAGCTTGGAGTTCCTTACCCTTTTCCCAAACCCCACACGGAAAAAGTCATCATATTGA GTGAATGGTGGAAATCAGATACTGAAGCTGTAATAAATGAAGCTTTGAAATCTGGGTCGGCTCCAAATGTCTCTGATGCTCACACAATCAATGGTCATCCTGGATCTGTTCAAAATTGTGCATCACAAG GGGGATACAAACTCCAAGTTCAACCTGGAAACACCTACTTGCTAAGAATAATCAACGCTGCACTGAATGAAGAGTTGTTCTTTAAAATTGCTGGTCACCAACTGACAGTTGTTGAGGTTGATGCTGTCTACACAAAACCTTTTAAAACTGACACTATAGTTATAGCACCTGGCCAAACCACAAATGTGCTTCTAAAAGCAAACCGTGCTGCTGGCAAATACTTAGTAGCAGCCACTCCCTTCATGGATTCTCCTATTACAGTGGACAATGTGACTGCCACTGCCACATTACACTACACAGGCTCACTTGGTTCCACCATCACAACCCTCACTTCATTGCCTCCCAAAAATGCCACACCAGTTGCTACAAACTTCACTGACTCACTCAGAAGCCTAAACTCCAAAAAGTACCCTGCTAGAGTGCCTCAAAAGGTTGaccattccttgttcttcaCTGTCAGCCTTGGAGTCAACCCTTGCCCCACATGTGCCAATGGTAGTAAAGTGGTTGCAGCCATCAACAATGTGACCTTTGTTATGCCTAAAGTTTCTCTCCTCCAAGCACATTTCTTCAACATAAGTGGAGTTTTCACAGATGATTTTCCTGGGAAGCCTCCAGTGGTTTATGACTTCACAGGGACACAACAGCCAACAAATTTGAGGACTAATAGAGGGACAAGGGTATATAGACTTGCCTATAACTCCACAGTTCAATTAGTCTTGCAAGATACTGGAATGATAACACCTGAGAACCATCCTATTCATCTCCATGGATTCAACTTCTTCGTGGTTGGTAGGGGACAAGGGAATTTCAACCCCAAAAAGGACACCAAAAAGTTTAATCTTGTGGATCCTGTGGAGAGAAACACAGTTGGTGTTCCATCTGGGGGGTGGACTGCTATCAGATTCAGGGCTGATAATCCAG GTGTTTGGTTTATGCATTGCCATTTAGAAATTCATACAACATGGGGATTGAAGATGGCATTTGTGGTAGACAATGGTAAAGGACCAAATGAGTCTCTACTACCACCTCCAAGTGATCTTCCCAAGTGTTGA